Proteins from a genomic interval of Tenacibaculum sp. SZ-18:
- a CDS encoding thiopeptide-type bacteriocin biosynthesis protein has product MTQRKFLFGDKWLYYKVYCGKKTAETILTKLIQPLVKTLFERHLIEKWFFIRYADPQSHLRIRFLLSNNNYVGEVNSLFNKYLKEYFENGFIWNIQTSVYNRELERYGYSTISNAEDFFFLDSQICLQALSIVQNDETQFLFSLKYIDTILTSFQFNLKRKLQFAKEHLESFKHEFNADKQLNKQLNIKYQKLRPTILSFFSLNNDSFKGYYDLIDIDSLHNIADSVLKKLPTENISLDDLLSSYIHMTVNRLFRDKQRLHELVCYSCLQKYYQLKISTNE; this is encoded by the coding sequence ATGACACAAAGAAAATTTTTATTTGGTGACAAATGGTTATATTATAAGGTGTATTGTGGAAAGAAAACAGCTGAAACAATTTTAACTAAACTCATCCAACCACTTGTAAAAACTCTTTTTGAGAGACACTTAATAGAAAAATGGTTTTTTATTCGATACGCAGATCCTCAAAGTCATTTAAGAATTCGATTTTTATTATCCAATAATAACTATGTAGGAGAAGTAAATTCATTATTCAATAAATACCTCAAAGAATATTTTGAAAATGGTTTTATTTGGAATATTCAAACAAGTGTATATAATAGAGAATTAGAAAGGTATGGATATTCTACTATTTCGAATGCCGAAGATTTTTTCTTTCTAGATAGCCAAATTTGTTTACAAGCCTTATCAATTGTTCAAAACGATGAAACGCAATTCTTGTTTTCGTTAAAATATATAGATACAATCCTTACTAGTTTTCAGTTCAACCTTAAAAGAAAATTACAATTTGCAAAAGAACATCTTGAATCCTTTAAACATGAATTTAATGCAGATAAACAATTAAACAAACAATTAAATATTAAATATCAAAAGCTACGACCTACTATTTTATCTTTTTTTAGTCTGAATAATGATTCCTTCAAGGGTTATTATGACTTAATTGATATCGACAGCCTGCATAATATTGCAGATTCTGTATTAAAAAAGCTACCAACAGAAAACATTTCGTTGGATGATTTACTATCTAGTTATATACATATGACAGTCAATAGACTATTTAGAGATAAGCAGCGCTTACATGAATTAGTTTGTTATAGTTGTCTCCAAAAATATTATCAATTAAAAATCAGCACCAATGAATAA
- the gmk gene encoding guanylate kinase has translation MAKEFKGKLFVFSAPSGSGKTTIVRHLLTQEKFGLAFSISATSRAPRGEEINGLDYYFISREEFIKKIKNDEFLEWEEVYRDNFYGTLKSEVERIWSQGKHVIFDIDVAGGLRIKKKFPKETLAVFVKPPSVDELKIRLKKRKTESEDKINMRIAKASVELATAPQFDKIIKNYELDIALKEAEELVGNFIDLEK, from the coding sequence ATGGCGAAAGAATTTAAAGGTAAATTATTTGTGTTTTCAGCACCTTCTGGTTCTGGAAAAACTACAATTGTCCGTCATTTACTTACTCAAGAAAAATTTGGATTAGCATTCTCTATTTCCGCAACTTCTCGTGCGCCACGTGGAGAGGAAATTAATGGTTTAGATTACTACTTTATTTCTAGAGAAGAATTTATCAAGAAAATTAAAAATGATGAGTTTTTAGAGTGGGAAGAAGTTTATAGAGATAATTTCTACGGAACTTTAAAATCAGAAGTAGAACGTATTTGGTCTCAAGGAAAGCATGTGATTTTTGATATTGATGTTGCAGGAGGACTTCGTATTAAAAAGAAATTTCCAAAAGAAACATTAGCTGTTTTTGTGAAACCACCGAGTGTTGATGAGTTAAAAATTCGTTTGAAGAAAAGAAAAACTGAAAGCGAAGACAAAATTAATATGAGAATTGCCAAAGCTTCAGTAGAATTAGCAACTGCTCCACAGTTTGATAAAATTATCAAAAACTACGAATTAGATATTGCACTTAAAGAAGCAGAAGAATTAGTAGGAAATTTTATTGATTTAGAAAAATAA
- a CDS encoding helix-turn-helix domain-containing protein, whose protein sequence is MNKKLTVLFLLIIQSTFSQNAVIDSLVNEKYENLKVSFQKIEVDSITEYNHAHAYLKKAKKEKNLIRIADGYYFLSRFYDDTLSLQYVDSIISLSKKLKNHPKYPAIAYETKGLVFHQKGDFDNAIKFYVLALNHTQNNSFRHASVKFDIASLKYRLGFREEAKQLFKSYLNELDKLDYPNKDYYYNIGIYAYCDALIYTKKLDSAQIMIDQGIKRTLNSSKVVLKSRFKLNNGINSYYKKEYTKALKILKEILPVIKTQGDDLTTAINQSYIGKTYFELGKKDSAIAYLNKAHLFLQETNDVALEILDGYQYLINHYKTEKKYDKQLLYINALMKFDSVYNSKSRRVSQQITKSYEIPYLLSEKEKLISTLKENENNNNSLKVIFLIISIIAVFGIIFLTRRNYILKKRFTLVVEQNSAQLASKKQDIEEILEKTSIKNEENSSENKIEITGVSEENIQKILSDLQKFEDKEQFLKKKYTLSSLAKELKTNSSYLSKVINFKKGTNFANYLNNLKIDYAINRLTTDKRFRSYTIKAISEESGFNSQQTFSIAFHKKTKLQPSYFIKQLEKKQPTE, encoded by the coding sequence ATGAATAAAAAGTTAACCGTCCTATTCCTACTAATTATTCAGTCTACATTTTCCCAAAATGCTGTTATAGATTCTTTAGTCAATGAAAAGTATGAAAATCTAAAAGTAAGTTTTCAAAAAATAGAGGTTGATTCCATTACAGAATATAATCATGCCCATGCTTATTTAAAAAAGGCAAAAAAAGAAAAAAACTTAATTAGAATTGCTGATGGTTACTATTTCTTATCACGTTTTTATGATGATACTCTTTCTTTACAATACGTAGATAGTATTATTAGTCTTTCAAAGAAATTAAAAAATCACCCAAAATATCCAGCCATCGCATATGAGACTAAAGGATTAGTATTTCATCAAAAAGGAGATTTTGATAATGCTATAAAGTTTTATGTCTTAGCCTTAAATCATACACAAAACAATAGCTTTCGTCATGCAAGTGTTAAATTTGATATTGCTTCATTAAAATACAGATTAGGCTTTAGGGAAGAAGCTAAACAATTATTCAAAAGTTATTTAAATGAATTAGACAAACTCGATTATCCCAACAAAGACTACTATTATAATATAGGTATTTATGCTTATTGTGATGCATTAATTTACACTAAAAAATTAGATTCTGCACAAATCATGATTGATCAGGGAATTAAAAGAACTCTAAATAGCTCTAAAGTTGTTCTTAAGTCACGATTTAAATTAAATAACGGAATAAATTCGTATTACAAAAAAGAATATACTAAAGCTTTAAAAATTCTTAAAGAAATTTTACCTGTTATTAAAACACAAGGTGATGATTTAACAACTGCAATTAATCAATCTTATATCGGTAAAACCTATTTTGAATTAGGTAAAAAAGACAGTGCCATAGCTTATCTAAACAAAGCTCACCTGTTTTTACAAGAAACAAATGATGTTGCTCTTGAAATTTTAGATGGATACCAATATTTAATTAATCATTACAAAACTGAAAAAAAATATGACAAACAGTTACTCTACATAAATGCGTTAATGAAATTCGATTCTGTTTACAACTCAAAATCGCGTAGAGTTTCTCAACAGATTACAAAGAGTTATGAAATACCTTATCTACTATCAGAAAAGGAAAAATTAATTTCTACGCTAAAAGAAAATGAAAATAACAATAATAGTTTAAAAGTTATCTTTTTAATAATTAGTATAATTGCTGTATTCGGAATTATTTTTCTTACTAGAAGAAATTATATACTTAAAAAGCGATTTACACTTGTTGTTGAACAAAATTCAGCTCAACTTGCCTCAAAAAAACAAGATATTGAAGAAATATTAGAAAAAACTTCAATTAAAAATGAAGAAAATTCTTCTGAAAATAAAATTGAAATCACAGGAGTTTCAGAAGAAAATATCCAAAAAATTCTTTCCGATTTACAAAAGTTTGAGGACAAAGAACAATTCTTGAAAAAGAAATACACCTTATCTTCTCTTGCAAAAGAACTAAAAACAAATAGCTCATATTTATCAAAAGTTATAAATTTTAAAAAAGGGACAAACTTTGCAAACTATTTAAACAATTTAAAAATTGACTATGCAATTAATAGATTAACCACTGATAAAAGATTCAGATCATACACTATTAAGGCAATTTCCGAAGAATCGGGATTTAATAGTCAACAGACTTTTTCAATTGCTTTCCACAAGAAAACGAAACTACAACCCTCTTATTTCATAAAACAACTCGAAAAAAAACAACCAACTGAATGA
- a CDS encoding YicC/YloC family endoribonuclease: MIQSMTGYGKSVLQLPTKKVTIEVKSLNSKNLDINTRIPSFYKEKELTIRKKLASTLVRGKVDFSIYVEMTADETSTSVNKGVVSEYINQLREIVVVSSDNDVELLKMAVRMPDALKTEREELDENEWFEIEKHIEVALKEIVQYRTDEAASLEADFKKRIANIKTCLEQVREMDGERIVNVKQRLAKALDELKVEVDENRFEQELIYYLEKLDINEEKVRLANHLDYFLEALNTSDSNGKKLGFIIQEIGREINTTGSKANFAPMQKVVIQMKDELEKIKEQILNVL, from the coding sequence ATGATTCAATCTATGACAGGATACGGGAAATCCGTATTACAATTACCCACTAAAAAAGTTACTATTGAAGTTAAATCTTTAAACAGTAAAAATTTAGATATTAATACAAGAATTCCTTCTTTTTATAAAGAGAAGGAACTAACAATTCGCAAGAAATTGGCGAGTACTTTAGTAAGAGGTAAAGTAGATTTTTCTATTTATGTTGAAATGACTGCTGATGAAACTTCAACCTCTGTTAATAAAGGAGTGGTTTCTGAATATATTAATCAACTAAGAGAAATTGTTGTTGTAAGTTCTGATAATGATGTTGAGTTATTGAAAATGGCTGTTAGAATGCCTGATGCATTAAAAACTGAACGGGAAGAATTAGACGAAAATGAATGGTTTGAGATAGAAAAACATATCGAAGTTGCTTTAAAAGAAATTGTTCAATATAGAACTGATGAAGCGGCTTCTTTAGAAGCTGATTTTAAAAAACGTATTGCCAATATCAAAACTTGTTTAGAACAAGTTAGAGAAATGGATGGTGAAAGAATTGTAAATGTAAAACAAAGATTAGCTAAAGCTCTAGACGAATTAAAAGTAGAAGTTGATGAAAATCGATTTGAGCAAGAATTAATTTATTATCTAGAAAAGTTAGATATTAATGAAGAAAAGGTTCGTTTAGCAAATCACCTTGATTACTTTTTAGAAGCCCTAAACACGAGTGATTCTAATGGTAAAAAACTAGGTTTTATTATTCAAGAAATAGGAAGAGAAATTAACACTACTGGATCAAAAGCAAATTTTGCTCCAATGCAAAAAGTGGTAATTCAAATGAAAGACGAATTGGAAAAAATTAAAGAACAAATATTAAACGTATTGTAA
- a CDS encoding prolyl oligopeptidase family serine peptidase — MLNQEVLTPRIVVENHHGKELTDHFRYLENESDSTVINWYKNQTNFAVEILQNITNRERIFSYFENISNEESKEKLSSLSIVNQLYFYLKAPNSKTTKDLFYKKTNNGNEILLFSPSESEKFKNHVINYIKPSPNGTKIAVSLTENDKEISQMIVVDVATKGISAQIIENCWPSALGGISWLPDDSGFFYMHIPVTDKSSEEFALNTSSVLYKLGTDPTDLNIILSSKTGSNFKIKEEEFPIVHLKDDRYIFAGIYNVSEFVDYYFAPIEELKNKKINWKPLYKSTDKVKDFYLQSDSIYLLSAHKASNFKILKDKVSTIKIEKSKTFVPENTSEVITSMAITKDGLFYVTNKNGINASIHKKGFEDTSSQKLNIPQSGHINLNSLGITNDDLWIVTKGWISDNVRYKLDTKSNTFVQESIVHSTKKEPVDLVVEEVEVKSHDGVLVPLSIIHKKGIKLNSENRVMITGYGAYGFSDTPLMDNYIKGWTENDGIYAVAHVRGGGEKGDTWHLGGMKKTKPNTWKDFIACTEYLIEKKYTSSEKTFAWSASAGGVLIGRAITERPDLYKAISVRAGMLNATRVEFGPAGPNNVTEFGTIKDSLEFDYLLEMDAYQHIKKDIKYPSILLTAGLNDGRVGAFESGKFTAKLLAFNDNPNLTLLKIDKEGGHGLDQTNTKRIEDLTDILSFALWQTGHPDFQPE, encoded by the coding sequence ATGTTGAATCAAGAAGTATTAACACCTAGAATCGTTGTTGAAAATCATCATGGTAAAGAATTAACAGATCATTTCAGATATCTTGAAAACGAAAGTGACTCTACAGTTATTAACTGGTATAAAAATCAAACAAACTTTGCGGTAGAAATATTACAAAACATTACAAATAGAGAAAGAATATTTAGTTATTTTGAAAACATCAGTAATGAAGAATCAAAAGAAAAATTATCTAGCCTTTCCATAGTAAACCAGTTATACTTCTATTTAAAAGCTCCAAACTCAAAAACAACTAAAGACTTATTTTATAAGAAAACTAATAATGGAAATGAAATTCTATTATTCTCTCCTTCCGAATCAGAAAAATTTAAAAATCATGTGATTAACTACATAAAACCTAGTCCGAATGGAACAAAAATAGCAGTTAGTCTTACCGAAAATGATAAAGAAATTTCTCAAATGATTGTTGTCGATGTTGCAACCAAAGGAATATCCGCTCAAATAATAGAAAATTGTTGGCCGTCTGCACTAGGCGGAATTAGTTGGCTTCCTGATGATTCAGGCTTTTTTTATATGCATATTCCTGTAACGGATAAAAGCTCTGAGGAGTTTGCTTTAAACACAAGTTCCGTACTTTATAAATTAGGTACAGATCCAACTGACTTAAATATTATTTTATCGAGTAAGACAGGAAGTAACTTTAAAATTAAAGAAGAAGAATTCCCAATTGTTCATCTAAAAGATGATCGATATATTTTTGCTGGTATCTATAATGTGAGTGAATTTGTAGACTATTACTTTGCTCCTATTGAAGAATTAAAAAACAAGAAAATAAATTGGAAACCTCTTTATAAAAGCACCGATAAAGTAAAAGATTTTTACCTACAGAGCGATTCAATCTACTTATTATCTGCACACAAAGCTTCAAATTTTAAAATCTTAAAAGATAAAGTTTCCACGATTAAAATTGAAAAATCTAAAACATTTGTTCCAGAAAATACTTCTGAAGTTATAACAAGCATGGCCATAACTAAAGACGGTTTGTTTTATGTAACCAATAAAAATGGTATTAATGCTAGCATTCATAAAAAAGGCTTTGAAGACACTTCATCTCAAAAACTTAATATTCCACAATCAGGACATATAAATTTAAATTCATTAGGCATAACAAATGATGATTTATGGATCGTAACTAAAGGATGGATAAGTGATAATGTAAGATATAAACTTGATACAAAGTCAAACACTTTCGTCCAAGAAAGCATTGTCCATTCAACTAAAAAAGAACCAGTTGATTTAGTCGTTGAAGAAGTTGAAGTAAAATCTCATGATGGAGTTTTGGTTCCTTTATCTATAATTCATAAAAAAGGTATCAAACTCAACTCCGAAAACAGAGTCATGATAACAGGATATGGAGCTTATGGATTTTCAGACACACCTTTAATGGATAATTATATTAAAGGTTGGACAGAAAACGATGGTATTTATGCAGTTGCTCATGTTAGAGGAGGAGGTGAAAAAGGTGACACCTGGCATTTAGGAGGTATGAAGAAAACCAAACCTAATACATGGAAAGATTTTATAGCTTGTACCGAGTATTTAATTGAGAAAAAATATACATCATCTGAGAAAACTTTTGCCTGGAGTGCTAGTGCTGGTGGCGTTTTAATTGGAAGAGCCATTACCGAGAGACCCGATTTATATAAAGCCATATCGGTTAGAGCCGGAATGTTAAATGCTACTAGAGTAGAATTTGGCCCTGCCGGTCCAAATAATGTTACAGAATTCGGCACGATAAAAGATAGTCTGGAATTTGATTATCTTCTTGAAATGGATGCATATCAACATATTAAAAAAGATATTAAGTATCCTTCTATTCTTCTAACTGCTGGTTTAAACGATGGTCGAGTTGGTGCTTTTGAATCTGGTAAATTTACAGCTAAACTTTTAGCATTCAATGATAATCCTAATCTAACTTTATTAAAGATTGATAAAGAAGGTGGACATGGTTTAGACCAAACTAATACTAAAAGAATCGAAGACTTAACAGATATTCTCTCTTTTGCTTTATGGCAGACTGGACATCCAGACTTTCAGCCAGAATAA
- a CDS encoding M23 family metallopeptidase, which produces MAKNKKKPSKLKQKLTDKYRLVVLNEDTFQERFSLKLSRLNVFVVGGVFSIAIITLTVFLIAFTSLKEYIPGYSSTQLKKKATQLTYEADSLKIKIAVLEKFTQALRPVLTGEIEPDAIDSIRNESKKAAIDYTKLSATEQDLEFREQIENKDRYALTAGGADRAKIIFFAPITGTVSQSFNAANKHFAIDIVAKTGTPVKAVADGTVILSGWTAETGYTITIQHSNNFVSVYKHNGDLLKQQGDFVKSGEVIGSVGSTGELTTGPHLHFELWNNGYPTNPTNYIDFQ; this is translated from the coding sequence GTGGCTAAAAACAAGAAAAAACCAAGTAAGTTAAAACAAAAACTGACCGATAAATATCGCTTGGTTGTTTTAAATGAAGATACATTTCAAGAACGCTTTTCTTTGAAACTTTCTCGTTTAAATGTCTTTGTTGTTGGTGGAGTTTTTTCAATCGCAATTATTACACTTACTGTTTTTTTAATTGCATTTACTTCCTTAAAAGAGTACATTCCTGGATATTCATCAACTCAACTAAAGAAAAAAGCTACACAATTAACGTACGAAGCTGATTCTTTAAAAATTAAAATCGCCGTTTTAGAAAAATTTACACAGGCTTTAAGACCTGTCTTAACAGGTGAAATTGAACCCGATGCAATTGATTCAATTAGAAATGAATCTAAAAAAGCTGCTATAGATTACACAAAATTATCAGCTACTGAACAAGATTTAGAATTCAGGGAGCAAATTGAAAATAAGGATCGTTATGCTCTAACAGCTGGTGGTGCGGATAGAGCAAAAATTATATTTTTTGCTCCAATTACAGGTACTGTTTCCCAGTCGTTTAATGCCGCCAATAAGCATTTCGCTATTGATATAGTGGCAAAAACAGGTACACCAGTTAAAGCTGTTGCAGACGGAACTGTAATTTTATCTGGTTGGACGGCAGAAACTGGCTACACCATTACCATACAACATAGTAATAATTTTGTTTCTGTATACAAGCATAACGGAGATTTACTAAAACAACAGGGTGACTTTGTAAAATCTGGTGAAGTAATTGGAAGTGTAGGGTCTACAGGAGAACTAACGACTGGTCCTCATTTACATTTTGAGCTATGGAACAACGGTTATCCTACAAACCCAACAAATTATATTGACTTTCAATAA
- the nadD gene encoding nicotinate (nicotinamide) nucleotide adenylyltransferase: protein MKNIGLYFGTFNPIHIGHLIIANHMVENSDLDEIWMVVTPHNPFKKKSSLLENHHRFEMVYRATEDYDKISPSDIEFKLPQPNYTVHTLAHISEKYSSNNFSLIMGEDNLKSLHKWKNYETILEHHNVYVYPRISQGKVETQFDNHPKIHRVKAPIVEISSTMVRNAIKNRKNIKPLLCATVWKYIDEMNFYKK, encoded by the coding sequence ATGAAAAACATAGGGTTATATTTCGGTACTTTTAATCCCATTCATATTGGTCATTTAATCATAGCTAACCATATGGTGGAAAACTCTGATTTAGATGAAATATGGATGGTTGTAACTCCACATAATCCTTTTAAGAAAAAAAGTTCTTTATTAGAAAATCATCATCGATTCGAAATGGTGTATCGAGCTACGGAAGATTATGATAAAATTTCTCCTTCCGACATTGAGTTTAAATTACCTCAGCCAAATTACACCGTTCATACATTAGCTCATATTTCAGAAAAATACTCTTCCAATAATTTTAGCTTAATTATGGGTGAAGACAATTTAAAAAGTCTGCATAAATGGAAAAATTACGAGACTATTTTAGAGCATCATAATGTTTATGTATACCCAAGAATTTCGCAGGGAAAAGTAGAAACCCAATTTGATAATCATCCTAAAATCCATAGAGTGAAGGCTCCAATTGTAGAAATTTCTTCAACTATGGTTCGAAATGCCATTAAAAACAGAAAAAACATTAAACCGCTTTTATGTGCAACAGTTTGGAAATATATTGATGAAATGAACTTTTATAAAAAATAG
- a CDS encoding GH3 auxin-responsive promoter family protein, producing MSLKSFLAIPFAKRAVKSVRKWANKPLETQEKVFQNLVSEGCKTAFGKDHDFISINSYEDFKKRVPVNDYEGLRPYVDRIIKGEENVLWKGKPIYFAKTSGTTSGAKYIPITKESMPTHIKSARNALLFYINETKDASFVNGKMIFLQGSPVLENKNGIKLGRLSGIVAHYVPNYLLKNRLPSWETNCIEDWDTKVDKVVEETLPENMTVISGIPSWVQMYFEKLIEKTGKSISELFPNFNFFIYGGVNFEPYKNKFEALIGKKIDYIELYPASEGFIAFQDSQQDKGMLLQLDSGIFYEFIPATEFFDKNPTRIALKDVQLGVNYVIILNTTAGLWGYNIGDTVEFTSLKPFRIKVTGRIKHFISAFGEHVIGKEVEKALNDAIKGTGVNVSEFTVAPQVNPETGLPFHEWFIEFENEPDHLEELASKIDTSMQEQNIYYQDLIEGKVLRSLIIRKVKKGGFHEYMKSVGKFGGQNKIPQLSDNRKIANILERFLKE from the coding sequence ATGTCTCTTAAATCTTTTTTAGCAATTCCTTTCGCAAAACGTGCTGTAAAAAGCGTTAGAAAATGGGCTAATAAACCTTTAGAAACTCAAGAAAAAGTATTTCAAAATTTAGTTTCGGAAGGATGCAAAACTGCATTTGGAAAAGACCATGACTTTATTTCGATTAATTCTTATGAAGATTTTAAAAAACGTGTCCCTGTAAACGATTATGAAGGTTTAAGACCATACGTTGATAGAATTATAAAAGGTGAAGAAAATGTATTATGGAAGGGAAAACCGATTTACTTCGCTAAAACCTCAGGAACAACTTCTGGAGCTAAATACATACCAATTACCAAAGAATCGATGCCTACACATATTAAATCGGCTCGAAATGCTTTGTTATTTTATATCAATGAAACTAAAGACGCTTCTTTTGTGAACGGAAAAATGATTTTCCTTCAAGGAAGTCCTGTTTTAGAAAATAAAAATGGTATTAAACTAGGTCGTTTAAGTGGAATTGTTGCGCATTACGTTCCGAATTATTTATTAAAAAATAGACTACCAAGTTGGGAAACTAATTGTATCGAAGATTGGGATACAAAAGTAGATAAAGTAGTTGAGGAAACATTACCTGAAAACATGACGGTAATAAGTGGAATTCCGTCATGGGTTCAAATGTATTTTGAGAAATTAATTGAAAAAACTGGTAAGTCTATTTCTGAATTATTTCCGAATTTCAACTTCTTCATCTATGGTGGAGTCAATTTTGAGCCTTACAAGAATAAGTTCGAAGCCTTAATTGGTAAAAAGATAGATTATATTGAGTTATATCCTGCATCAGAAGGTTTCATCGCATTTCAAGATTCGCAACAGGACAAAGGAATGTTATTACAACTTGACTCTGGAATTTTCTACGAATTTATTCCTGCTACCGAATTCTTCGATAAAAACCCAACTCGTATTGCTTTAAAAGATGTACAATTAGGAGTTAACTATGTAATAATTCTAAATACTACAGCTGGACTTTGGGGATACAATATTGGTGATACTGTTGAATTTACTTCCCTCAAACCTTTCCGAATAAAAGTAACAGGAAGAATTAAACATTTTATTTCTGCTTTTGGTGAACACGTAATAGGTAAAGAAGTAGAAAAAGCATTGAATGACGCTATAAAAGGAACAGGTGTAAATGTAAGTGAGTTTACAGTAGCTCCACAGGTAAACCCTGAGACTGGATTACCATTTCATGAATGGTTTATTGAATTTGAAAACGAGCCTGATCACTTGGAAGAGCTAGCATCAAAAATAGATACTTCTATGCAAGAACAGAATATATATTATCAAGATTTAATTGAAGGTAAAGTACTACGTTCATTAATTATCAGAAAGGTGAAAAAAGGTGGATTCCATGAATACATGAAATCTGTAGGTAAATTTGGAGGACAAAATAAAATACCTCAACTTTCAGATAACAGGAAAATTGCCAATATATTAGAAAGGTTTTTAAAGGAATAA
- a CDS encoding DMT family transporter, translated as MNTRVLALAAVSIVTIIYGVTFTVAKEVMPHYVKPFGFIFIRVSSAMLIFWLASLFIKNDKVEKGDYKLIALAAFFGIAFNMLTFFKGLNYTTPINASVMMVTSPILVLIFSSIIMKERPTIIKILGVIIGLVGAVILILYSGSSSGNATNMMLGNFLVFVNAASYGMYLVVAKKIVGKYKPITFIRWLYLFGFIFMFPFGISEFTEIQWDIIPTSGYLRIGFVVIFASCITYLFNLWALSKLKPTTVSVFIYLQPVVASIYALIVGSDYLDTIKISATILIFIGVYLVSKQASTSKSK; from the coding sequence ATGAATACCAGAGTACTTGCGTTAGCAGCAGTTTCTATCGTTACTATAATTTATGGAGTTACATTTACAGTTGCCAAAGAGGTAATGCCTCACTATGTAAAACCTTTTGGATTCATTTTTATACGAGTAAGTTCGGCAATGTTGATATTTTGGCTAGCCAGTTTATTTATTAAAAATGATAAAGTTGAAAAAGGTGATTATAAATTAATAGCGTTAGCAGCTTTCTTCGGAATAGCCTTTAACATGCTTACCTTTTTCAAGGGATTAAATTACACAACTCCCATTAACGCATCTGTTATGATGGTTACCTCTCCTATTTTAGTGCTCATTTTTTCGAGTATTATCATGAAAGAGAGACCAACTATTATAAAAATTCTTGGAGTTATAATCGGTCTTGTTGGTGCTGTTATTTTAATTCTTTATAGTGGAAGCTCAAGTGGAAATGCTACAAATATGATGCTCGGTAATTTCTTAGTATTCGTAAATGCAGCATCTTATGGAATGTATTTGGTTGTAGCTAAAAAAATTGTTGGGAAATATAAACCAATAACCTTCATTCGTTGGTTGTATTTATTTGGTTTTATTTTTATGTTTCCCTTCGGAATATCTGAGTTTACAGAAATTCAATGGGATATAATTCCTACTTCAGGATATTTAAGAATAGGATTTGTAGTAATCTTTGCATCTTGTATTACTTATCTATTCAATTTATGGGCGTTATCAAAACTGAAACCAACTACCGTCAGTGTGTTTATTTATTTACAACCAGTAGTGGCAAGTATTTATGCTTTAATTGTTGGAAGTGATTATTTAGATACCATTAAAATTTCCGCTACCATACTAATTTTCATTGGTGTATACTTAGTTTCAAAACAGGCGTCTACAAGTAAAAGCAAATAA